AACTATTATTAATTTcattgtgatttattttataattaaacatatacttttagtattacttttttttttacatatttttaataagaatGATAGCTGTATGTTTAAAAATCAACatagctaaaaaaataatactatgtAGTACTATGACTTTGGTTGtttcaaaattaaactaaccaaaataaaaaaaagtttggagggAGTAGCACCCTTTGAGTTGCAAATTGATTTTTCacaacaaacatattatcacgGACGGTGAAatcttaactacttaaaaaaaattaggtaaCTTTCAGATCCCACAATTTTTTCGTCCATATAAGTCCGACTGAGTGGCATCCTCCGTCTCCAACTCTCCACACGACCACCGAACACAACCACACCGTTAACGCCCAAATCCCAAACATAATATATATGCGAAACTCCTAGTGGGCAATTGATCGCCGGCGATcgattcccctcccctccccccccccccccacccccctcctctacgtggttttcttttttggcaccgcattattttcctattttagtaaatttatgcacctaaattttgtacacctcaagtttatacatctaaagtttatatatccgattcaaatttgaatttgaattcaaatattttttatatatagtatttctatacatctaaagtttatacacctaaagtttatagacccaaagtttatatacccgattcaaatttgaatttgaattcaaatatttttaatataatattctatacatctaaagtttatagacccaaagtttataagtcaaaagtttacatacccgattcaaatttgaatttgaattatattcgattcaaatttgaatttgaattcaaatgtttttatatatagtatttctatacttctaaagtttatacacctaaagtttatagaccaaaagtttataagtcaaaagtttacatacccaattcaaatttgaatttgaattcaaatattagtttatagacccaaagtttataagtcaaaagtttacatacccgtttcaaatttgaatttgaattcaaatactttttatatatagtatttctatacataaatttttccaactttgttgtttattattttttagaaaatctattatattattaaaggattagaaaaaggagcctccacgttcgctctcatggtctagaaattctcacattaatcggagaaaaagaaaaggcagagtccatatagaaatataatttagaaatagctgaaattcggaattaaaaaataaggaatattagaagaagagactagagtccatatagaaatataatttagaaatagttgaaattcggaattaaaaaataaggaatattagaagtagattatagagtccatatccatatagaaatacaattagaaaataatataaatttggaattaaaaataaggaatattataagtagagtatagagtccatataaaaatccaattaagaaaaaaatcgaaattaaaaaataaggaatattagaagtagagtatagagtcatataggaatttaaaactaactatagttcggaataaaaataataaaattaaaagtagagtttagaatcTGTTTAAAAATTCAATTTACTAAAATTCgagattaagaaaaacatgggaagaagagtttaaagtcaatataggaatacaatttacaagtaactgaaattcgaaattaaaaattaaaaaatattgaaaggtgagtttagagtccacatagaaatacaatttgaaataataaaaattcagaaataaaaataaataatattggaagaagagcctagagtctatatagaaataaatttacagaaaattcggaattaaaaaataaatattaaaagatgagtctagagtccatataggaatatatataatttacaaataactaaaatttgatattaaaaataattataaaatacaatatgaatattatacattagtagtttcgtaaagttattgcaaaatttaaaattatattgtcattttaatatatttgaataatatattgagaaaatatatatgatattatatgagagaaaatataatgatgctagttTATAGtatagtaggaagagaagaagggagcGGAAGGGAGGAGAGGTATGTACAGCGTACATGGGGCATGGGGATCGATCGAGCGATCGTCCATTAGCCGTCCCCATATATATGTCCCACCAAACACTTAGGTCGGAAGTCAAAGCACATCTGACCGTGAAGAATTTGAAGTTTCAGTAGATCGGAAGAAgaaccaaacaaaacaaatatcatAGTTTGaagattccaaaaaaaatagcagGCTCGGCTCCGATGCatgtagtaaaaaaaatgaaaaataatccAGGCACAAATTATACAGACTGAATCACAAAGTTTGGCACAGCTAAACAAATTCCAACATTCCTCCAGTTaaaatctactccctctgtttcgaaatatttgacgccgttaacttttataaacatgtttgaccgttcgtcttattcaaaaaatataagtaattattatatctttcttatcatttgattcattgttaaatatatttttatgtaggcatataattttacatatttcacaaaagtttttgattaagacgaacggtcaaacatatgctaaaaagtcaacggtgttaaacatttcgaaacggaaaGAGTATTACAAATATCATTTAGGTAAGTTTAAATATATTTCACTGAAGTAAATTGTTGGAGAGTGGACATATTAATCTTTTTGTGTAGGTGACGGAATTCAAATGCGGAGGATTTGCTATTGGTCTCCACATGAACCACTGCATAGCCGACGGCTTTGGCCTCACCCTGTTTGTGAAAGCCATCGCCGATCTCGCCCGTGGCGAGCCACGCCCGCTCGCGCTCCCGGTGTGGGAGAGGCACCTCCTCATGGTCCGCGCGCCAcccagcgtcgccgccgcgtacCCGGCGTTCAAGCCGctcatcgacggcggcgccagCAGCGGCAATGACGACGTGATGCTCACCACGCCGCTTGACACCATGGTGACCCGGCACTTCCTCTTCGGCCGGCGAGAGATGGCCGCGCTACGGCGCCACCTCCCCGCACACCTCAGCCGGCGGTGCACGGACTTTgagctgctcgccgccgtgctgtGGCGGTGCCGCACGGCGGCGCTCTTCTACGCTCCTCACCGGCAGGTGTGTCTCGACCTCCCGTCGAACGCGAGTGGCAGACGGAtgcggcgccgccacggcgtgCACGTCCCGGAGGGGTACTACGGCAACGCGCTCGCCTACACTATCGTCCACGCCAGCGCCGGCGAGCTATGTGGCGGCACGTTGGGTCACACTGTGGAGGTCGTCTGCGAGGCCAAGCTCCGGATGACGGAGGAGTACGTGAGATCGACGGTGGATTTGCTGGTGTCGCTGCGTCAGCGTGGGCGCGCCCTGGTGTTCGACGGTGTGTTTGTGGTGTCGGACGCGACGCGCCTCGTCGGGGAGCTAGACTTTGGACGCGGCGGGGAGTgggtcggcgccggcgttgCGCAGCCGATGCGGGCGACGTTCCTCGTGAGGTGCAGGGATGCCGACGGCGAagacgcggtggcggcgtcgatgCTGTTGCCACCTCCGGCGATGGATAAGTTTGCAGAGGACATTGCAGAAGCGTTGCTCATCACCTCCCGGCTGTAGATGGATTATAGTAATTATATCGATCCATGGAGTCTTTGTGTTTGTCTCGTGCATGCTTTATTAATCACTAGAAATAATGCCCGCGTTGTAACGggtaaatattattttaatcttattattgctATACAGTTtaattaaggtgaaattcaatatgagaattcgcttggatatatatatattttttgaaaatcaTGAACTGCAATTAGGATTTCGAtcatcttaagttagcatgtaaatttttttaaagagatttcttatatgactcatTCTGTTTTTCTAAAAGCGAATAAatttaaa
The sequence above is drawn from the Oryza glaberrima chromosome 10, OglaRS2, whole genome shotgun sequence genome and encodes:
- the LOC127753261 gene encoding spermidine hydroxycinnamoyltransferase 2-like, which gives rise to MKTFSARRSRAELVAPSRPTPRDTKILSDLDDFPNHHEYTPELFFRVSGDDDQPPPPDQTKWATTVFRTALAEALVYLYPMAGRLRMLPSGKLAVDCTEEGVVLVAAEADLRLADLGEPLLPPFPCVGELVCHNSIVGDIRVVLGKPLVFLQVTEFKCGGFAIGLHMNHCIADGFGLTLFVKAIADLARGEPRPLALPVWERHLLMVRAPPSVAAAYPAFKPLIDGGASSGNDDVMLTTPLDTMVTRHFLFGRREMAALRRHLPAHLSRRCTDFELLAAVLWRCRTAALFYAPHRQVCLDLPSNASGRRMRRRHGVHVPEGYYGNALAYTIVHASAGELCGGTLGHTVEVVCEAKLRMTEEYVRSTVDLLVSLRQRGRALVFDGVFVVSDATRLVGELDFGRGGEWVGAGVAQPMRATFLVRCRDADGEDAVAASMLLPPPAMDKFAEDIAEALLITSRL